The nucleotide window TCAATAATTGAAAATTCAGAAGCGGATGTAGTCAAGTTTTTCAACAGAATTAAAAGAGAGTTAAGACACTAAATCATCATTGAGCAAAAAATTCTATAGCGAATTCATTAGCTAATACCGTTAATGTTGATTGTTTATTCCGATTTGGTTATTTAAATCACATTTGTTTTGAGTAATATGATAGGTAtttatgtaaaagaaaaaaaaacatttgtttttgCGTTTACATATACATTATACATTTTAAACCCACGAAATTTTCTTGAGTACAAACTCCAAactctaaaatttatttttctatatatgaaaaaaaacatttgcatTTTAACTTGATAGTTGATACCGTAAGTCATATCGACcttttttatttacttgaatTAATTATATACCAATTCACCCTGGACAAAACACTCCTCACATGGAAACGATAATTGATACTTTTGTAGGGTTTCTACCAACTTAACTTGTAATAAGTCATCTGGCTGTTCGCGTCATCGAAGACTTTCTTGAATAAGAACATAATACCCCTACTAGTTTTAGAAAGACAACGACTTCGATCGACATCAACGGGGCACACATTCAACCACTGCATTTGGAAGGATGAAATTGTCTGTGAAACATCTATTTATTTCCATTTATAATTGGAATCTTATTTCCAGATACAATGATTCTTGCAACAAAAACATTTCGCTCCACTGCTTTTGGCTTTGTTGATTCATGGAAGAGAATATCAGAAATGACGATTTATGATAAAAGCAAGTTTCAGTGGCTACAGTATAAGTACAGTGAATAGTCTTAGGCAGAGGGTCCATAACTCATTAGAAAATTTGACTTGAAGACGAATAATTGAGAAATTCATCATACTAGACACTCAATAGTGGCATTGATGCTATAGTTAGTGCAGTTATCATAATAAATATGGTGAAATCTGGAAGAAAGAAGAATAAACCGGTGAAAGTATGCATAGTTGTTTTCTCAAACGGGATAAGAGAGTCATCATGTTGGGGCATGACAGGGTTATAGGCTATATAGCGCAAGCACCCCTACAGGCTATAGACTACAGTAGCTTACCGTGACATCCTTAGTTATAACCAAAAGAGTGATTATGAAACTAGAGTCTAGACCGATTCGATAATTAGAATAGATTTGACTATCAACCGGTGATATAACCCGGGTTAGATAAGATCTTCAAGTTACTGAACTGAATAAAaccattaaaattattaaatttttaaaaaatctacggACCAGATAAGCAAAAAATTAACAACATTTCCAATgttcatatttaaaattatatatcatatttactattattatttttaagctTACACATTAAAAATCAATGTATGTAAAAGTTGTTAACTAAGTTCAACCGATTAAACTAGATTGAACTATGATCCAAATAATTATCCAGTCTCGTGTACTAAGATGATGAGTTGATGAGCTCACTGTAACCACATGGATGatgatatctttttttttaattaattattgttataaagtaaaatttacgttacatttttttttaacttcctTGTTACTTTCTTAATTTTCAGTATTTAAATGAAATCACATTCGAAGgttattaagaaaaatgatAAAAAGTGGTTAAAAGTTCGACGCATAATAATAATGATAGTCACCAGTCATAGAGAAAACAAAACTCTTAAGATCCAAAAACACACACAATACGAGTGGTTCTCTTGCTAAGCTCATTTCTTCTTCTCGGTtacaccaccaccaccagaCCTACATttattacaacaacaaaaaatgtaTCCGAGTTCAGAACAATAAGCTTGTTCAGCTTTCATACTACTTAGCTAGTGGATACTTCTCTCTAGCGGTTTAAAACTCTAGATAAACTTTCTAGGCTGTACAACAAGTTCCTCAGCAAGATACACTTCTAGAAGAACAAAAGCAGAATCATAAGGAAATGGGTTATTACCTCATCTTGCGGAGGACGCTAGACATCTCCTCTCTCTTCCTCTTGGCTCTCTTGTGGGTACCCAACTTTCGCTTAGCCACCTTAAGAGCACGCTTGTCTTTACCAACCTTTAGAAGCTCAGTGATTCTCTTCTCGTAGGGAGCAAAACCAGCAACTTCCCTGATCAAGGATCTGATGAAGAGTGTCCTCTTGCTTGTTTTCTGAGCACATGAGAAAGATTAATACCCTAATCAGATCCAcaacaaaatgaaaaaatgcTGCAACACAATTGCAAGATAATGCCACCAAAACAAGAACCAAGCAAAACATAAACTCAAGAATGCCACAAATCACAGTGATAAATATTGCAAGATCAAATGGTACTGCCTTAGATAATCTTAATGAGCACGTCAAATCATGAATCCAGCAACAAAATCAGAAACTATATTCCCAGGCACTATCTGAACAAAACTATAATCCAAAGAGTGTGTAAGGAAAGAGAAGCATACTCCTTTGCGAGCACGGGGACGAGGAGCCAACTCGCGTCTGGTGACAACATGGCCTTTGTTCAAACCGACGAACAAACCGGTCTTTACTTGCGGAGTTGTCATCTTCTCCTCCAAATGTGAAACCTTGTGTTTTGGATCGAGCTCTCCGACAAGAAGAAGGGCGAAAATGACAgaaaaaactaatatatacGCGGAGGCTAGAGAAAAAACCTAACCCTTTCGCATATATTTTGGGCCTAAATTTCGGGCCTCTTTTGGCCCatttataataacatttaaCCGAAATTAAACCGAAAAATGTTATAAtcaaattacaattttaaaacaGAGTGTATAACCGACTTTTTCACTTTAATTGAACCGGAAAACAAGGTTTGGCCTTTGAACcgtttttatattttacgtTTGCCGCGAGAAAAAGGTTTTCATCTTCTACTCTCTAAAATTAAAGATTGTGAATTGTGTACTTACGTAACCGGATATCGGTATTTATCTTCCACATTTTCGATTGACAATCGATTTTCTGGATTTGAGGTTTCGTTCATTATATTCGTGGCTTGAACGAGTGAACCTAAAGATCCCATTTTGAATGATACtcttatatgtttatttttttgttcttaaattCAAGCATCTTTCCGAACGTGTGATAgtattgtttgttttttctatTCAACTGTGCTTCTCTAgtttaatgtttgtttaatattatataactgAACGTGATTCTTcttgaattatacagaggtatctGACTGCACAtaagtgatccagactagtcacgtgttgccacgtgtcggtcctctgtcctggtgattcttgaaagttgaatatgtcatatttctttcag belongs to Brassica rapa cultivar Chiifu-401-42 chromosome A07, CAAS_Brap_v3.01, whole genome shotgun sequence and includes:
- the LOC103829949 gene encoding 60S ribosomal protein L36-2, with protein sequence MTTPQVKTGLFVGLNKGHVVTRRELAPRPRARKGKTSKRTLFIRSLIREVAGFAPYEKRITELLKVGKDKRALKVAKRKLGTHKRAKRKREEMSSVLRKMRSGGGGVTEKKK